From the genome of Meiothermus sp. CFH 77666:
CACATGAGCCTTGAGGAAGCGAAGCGGGTCGTTGAGGCCGTTGGTTCATTCGCATGGGTTCAATCATAAGAGCTACAGTCATTCTTGGCAGCAGCTCTGTAATTAGCCTTATTGCTAGTTTTCTGAGCAACAAAGCCTATGCAGTTTGGATTGGCCCGGATGGTTTGGGCCTTCTTGGGCTCTTTCAGAGTTTCCTAGGTATTACAGCCATTGGGGCTGGCATGGGATTGTCGTCCGGGTTGGTACGGTTGGGTGCCCCTCACGCCAAGGAGGAAGCTAGTAATTCACAGCTAATTGCGCTGCAACAGGCAGCTTGGCAAATCTACAGAATTACGCTATTGCTATGTACGACTATCATCCTCGCCTTCAGCCACCCGATTGCTGAGCATCTGCTCGCTAACAGCCCGGTTTGGGGTGTCGGAGTGTTAGCCTTTGGCCTAGCTCTTAGCCTTGCTGCCGGGATACAAATAGGTCTTCTCAATGCTTACCATCGCGTTGGCTTGCTAGCACAAGTGACTGCCTTGTCCAGCATTTTTGGTGCGGTTTGGGGTATTACGCTGGTGTGGTTTTGGAGAGAGAACGCTCTGCCCTGGGTGGTTCTTGGTATGCCTCTGGGCCAGTTCGTTCTTTCCCGAATTTTTCTGGGAAGACTGCGTATGCCCTTGATCAAGGCTAACTCTCGAGACATCAGAGCGGCTCGTATTGAGCTGCTGCGCTTCGGTCTCCCATTTGTGGGTAGTCAAATAGTAGGAAGCGCAGTGCAACTGGGGATGCCCTTTCTGGTACTGCATCAACTTGGTCAGATCGAGGTAGGCTACTACCGAGCCGCCATCCTGTTCTCCACGGCTTATATTGGGTTCCTGCTCAACGCCCTCGGTCAGGATTTTTACCCCAGGCTTTCAGCGCTTCAGAACAAACCTCAAGCTTTTTGTGCTGCCCTCGATCTCCAACAACGATTCGTCCTACTTTTAGGTAGCCCGCTGGTTGTGTTTTCGCTGGCCGTAGCCCCGTTGGCGGTTAGCGTTCTATTCTCCTCTGAATTCAGACCGACAGCCGATATACTACAATGGCATCTTTTGGGCGACTTGTTCCGGTTCGTGAGCTGGACACTTGGGTATGCTGTGCTTGCTGGTTTACCGAACCGCGCTTACCTCGTCACAGAGACGCTTGGTGGAGTCTGCTTGCTCATCTTCAGCCTGTGGGGTATGGATCGTTTTGGAACGAGTGGGCTGGGGGTTGGCTGGTTATTGACCTACTTTTGTTATCTAATAATCACAGGTATCGTGGTCGCATTCGGGCTGCGCTGGCGGCCCAGTCTTACAAATGTATTCTTGTTGTTATGTGCTATAGGTGTGGCTGCTGCAACCATCGCATTGCCAGAAGTCGGGAAGATTATGCTAACTTTGCTGTGGGGTTTGGTATGTATATCGCTGTTGCTAAGATACTTTGGGAAAGCGTCACTTAGTAGGAGTTAGTAATGAGTAGCCCCTTAGTTAGCGTCTTGATTCCAATCTTTAATCATGCGCAATATATCTCGCGCTGTCTTGACAGTCTGCTTGAGGATGGCTGGGACAACATCGAGGCATTAGTTGTAGATGACGGCTCAAGCGACAATTCCTTCGAAATCGCCCAGGAGTGGGCAGATAGACATTCAACAAAATTGACACGCTTTGAACTAACTCGGCAGCAGAACCAAGGCTTACCTCGTACCCTTAATCGTTTATTAGAAAGAGCAAAAGGCGAGTATATCGCTCTGCTGGCGAGCGACGACTACTTGCTTCAGGGTGGTATTGCTGCTCGTGTGAAGGCTTTGGAAGCCAACCCAGGATGGTTGGCGGTAATTGGCGATACCTACATTGTCGATCCTGCTAACAACCTTTTGGATACGAGCGGGGCTATCAGCTTTGCTAAGAGACAAGCATGGGTGTTCGACCATCCGAAAACCCTACGCCGCGAACTGTTGGTGCGCTGGTGGTCCCCAGGCCCATCAGTCATGTTGCGCAAAGGCACTTTTCATCCTGACCAGGTTGGCCTTTATGACGAATCTCTTTCATTTGAGGATCGTGATTATTACCTTAGACTTATCTCTCGTGATGGGTTAGGCTTTGTGAACTACCCTGTGGCAGCTTACAGGATAGATCCAGCCAGACTTTCGGCCCCGCCGCCAGAACATATATTGAGAGATGAAGTCCTATCTGAGCGAAAGAATGCCAGCAACTTTGGCTTGATCGAACGATTTATGCTTAGCATTCGTTCGCATAGAACAAAAGTGAAGCTCATGCTTCGCAGAGAGCCCAACAGCCTACCCAACAAGTTGCGGATGGCTGGTGTAAACGTTTTTTGGGCGTTGATTCGACTATACCACCTTTTGTATCTACATGTAGTTCATATGTTCCAGAGCCAGAGTAAATCATTCTCTTATGAATAGTACTGGGATCTGCAAATGATTCTCACCTCCTCAACAGCCCCAAAACGATTTGCTTTAAGTTTTGGTCTACTTACCTTCGGTTTATGGCTTATCTGCGTTTTCTCGCTTTTTGTACCCACACAAGTCTATGTTCTACTTTTCGCATCGTTTATATTTTGTGTTACCTTACTGGTCGTTTTTCGAATCAATGCCGGTTTGGCGAGACCTCGAGGTTTAGCCTTAGTGTTTATCGGGGTTACCTACATTGTGTGGGCGAGCTTAGTGTTTGCACTGAACCGGGAATTCTCAGTCCCTAAGCAGTATATAAAGTTAGTCCTTAACACGTCGTTCTTTGTTGCCTCAGTAGTGTTTTTCGAGCAACATAGACAACATTCAATCTGGATGCTTCGCTCGCTCAAACATCTCCTAGCCCTACTGATCGCGTTGAGCGCGGTTCAGGTTACTCTGAATGTGGCCCTGCTCAATGCCTGGCTTTGGCCGTTTAGTGGACAGATATCGAACTCTTCTGCTGCCTACTTGATCGCTACTCCAGGAGTATTTTTCGGAGGAGTGGAAAAAAATATCTGGGCTACCAAAATCGCCTTTGTGGTTATCTTATACATAAGTATTTCCTGGGTCGAGCGAAGGGTGAGCTTGTTGTCTTTAGTAATTATTGGACTAGGTTTGTTTTGTGTTTTGTATACCTTCGGACGAACGGCTCAATTGGCGACGTTTATTGGACTTGCCCTGTTCGGTTTATTGATAGTACTCAATTCGAGACAGCGGCTATATCGGCTTTTTCTATTCGGACTAATACTGCTATTGACACCATTTATCCTACAGTACTTGAGTAGCCTGCTACGATTTGATTGGTCTCTATTTGATCTTTCGCAGGATGCCCAGAAAGATGGTTTTCAGGGCCGTCTTTTGCTATGGATGTCTTTTTTGAGGAACCCCGGCGACTTCAATTATCTTTGGGGAAACGGCATTCAGTATGGCCGCTACTATTTTTCTGAGATCGTCTTTCTGGGTAACGACAACTTTCACAATGTCTTCTTGAACCACCTCGTGGACTTTGGTGCACTAGGGTTGTTGTTATATATATTTATGATTGCTACCATCTTCTCTCGCCCAGTGGCTTTATCCACTCGACTTCTTTTGCTGCTTCCACTGCTTGCCTGCGCTAGCCTTCAGTATGTGGGCTATGACAACGACATTATGGTATATTTATCAGCCTCATGGATAATATTGCAAGGTTCGATTTTGTCCTGCCCAAAAAGGAATTGTCCCACCCAAATTCAGGCGAAGGCTGAACTCTCTTATCGGCAAATATAGAACATATCTGCAGAACGTTATGAAAAAGCCACTGTTTACCTTAATTGTTGCCACGCTCGGGCGAGAAAGAGAGCTAGATTCGTTCCTGGATTCCGTTTCTAAACAGACTATCGACCTTTCTGAGATTCAAATTGTAATTGTAGATCAAAATAGCGACATTGACCTAGAGCCAGTTATCAATCAATATCAGAATCGTCTCCATATTTTGCACATGCGTAGCCCTAAACCTGGCCTCTCGCACAATAGGAATTTAGGTCTTGACGTGGCCAAAGGGCAGATTGTAGCTTTCCCGGACGACGACTGCTTGTACTATCCAGACACCCTTGACAAGGTTAGGGAGGCTTTTCGGCGAAACCCAACTAGCAATCTAATATTGGGCCGAATTGTGGATCGGAGCACGGGGAAACCGATGCTTCGCAAATGGCCAACCAGCCCAAAAATAGTCTCTAGGATGAATTTTTTGACCTACTACAGTTCCATAACTATTTTTGCAAAAAATTGCCCATATTTTGACGAGCGCTTGGGTGTGGGTACCTACTTTGGCTCGTATGAGGATGCAGACTTTGTTTATAGTGTTTTGTTGCGTGATAAGGGGGCAATTTATGACCCAACCATAGAGGTCTGGCACGAAGAGCAGAATATGCATGTGTTCAACGAAATAAAGATTTGGCAGTATGGTCTGGGTTTCGGAGCCCTGACGAGGAAGCACTTGTCTTTTGTGATGGTGTATTGGTTGTTGGGTGTACTGACTTACCACACTCTGGGTCTGTTGCGAGCGTTCCTCAGGTCGGATTCTGGCGAAGTACGCAAACGCTGGCTCTCGATAGCCTCCAGAATTCAAGGCTTTCTGCGTTTTCCGAGAACTCCAGAGAACTAAGATGAGAAAGTTAGGCTTGATTATTCCTACTTTGAATGCTGGCAAAGCGTTTCATAAATGGATTGAGGCATGTAGCTCCCAAACCGTCAAACCACAGTATATCTTGGTCATAGATTCAGCCTCTGACGATGAAACTGCTGCTTTGGCATCCCAGGCTGGATTCATGGTTCATCGCATAGACCGACTTGCATTTGATCACGGCGGCACTCGTCAGGTCGGAATCGAACTGTTACCTGATGCAGACTTACTTATATTTATGACACAAGATGCCGTTCTGGCGAGACCAGACGCGCTGGAGTACCTGATCAACGTCTTTGAGGAACCCACTGTGGGTCTGGCCTATGGTCGCCAGTTGCCTTATCCAGATGCAGGTCCCATAGGAACCCATGCGCGATTGTTCAACTACCCCGAACGTTCGGAGGTTCGTAGCCAGCAAGATATTGCCTCTAAGGGGTTCAAGGCGGCCTTTAACTCCGACTCGTTTGCTTGCTACCGGAAAAGTGCGCTCGAGCAAGTGGGGGGGTTTCCCCGCAACATTATCTTTGGAGAGGATTCCTATGTGGCGGCCAAGATGCTTCTTTCTGGCTGGAAGGTGGCCTATGTTGCAGAAGCCCAGGTCTATCATTCGCACGACTACACCCTGAGGCAAGAGTTTCAGCGCTACTTCGATATTGGGGTCTTTCATTCCAGAGAGCGATTGCTGCTGGAGGCGTTTGGTAGCGTAGAAGGCGAGGGCCTGCGGTTTGTGCGCTCTGAGCTAACCTACTTGCTGCAAAAGGCACCCCAAAAGATTCCCTCCGCACTGTTACGCACTGTACTCAAGTATGCAGCGTATCGCCTGGGCCGCCTGGAGGCTTTCCTGCCCAACCGCTTGAAACAACACTTGGCCATGAATAAAAAGTACTTCCAGAAGAGCTGAGTGAAATCCTTTAGCATGTAGGCCTGGAGGTGTATGCAAGCGCTGAGCCATGAAACCCTATCCAGCTCTCCAGCCGTTCTGGCCTCTCCCCGCCGCACGGCTTGGGTGTTGCTGCTGACAGATGCTATTGCTGTAGTAGCTTCCTTTTTGCTGGCGGTTTTGCTGCGTTATGTATGGGATCGTTCCCTGCTGTGGGAGCTATACCTTGATCTGTGGCCTGCGCTTTTGCTGTTTCCCCTGGCCTACGGTTTAGCCGGGTTGTACGGAATGGGAATTGCACCGCCAGAGGAGCTGCGCCGTCTGAGTTATGCCACAAGTCTGGTCTTTATAGTGCTGGGCAGTGCAACTTTTATGTACAAGGCCGGGGCCGACTACTCGAGGGGGGCTTTTGTGTTTGCCTGGGGCCTGATGCTGTTTCTGGTACCGTTGGGGCGGGCTCTGGTACGCGAGTTATGGGCACGCAAGCCCTGGTGGGGGGTTCCGGTGGTAGTGCTAGGCGCAGGCCAGACTGGGCAAAACGTGCTACGGGCTTTGAATAAGCAGCCAGGCCTGGGCCTGAAGCCTGTGGGGCTGCTGGACGACGATCCGGCGAAGCAAGGCCAGCAAGTCGAGGGGGTGCGGGTGCTGGGAGGACTGGATCGGGCTGCCGAACTGGCCCGCCAGGGAGTAGCGTATGCCATCGTCGCCATGCCAGGGGTACCCAGAAACCAGCTTCTCGAGCTGCTGGAGCGGCATGGTGCGGCATTCCCTCATCTCCTTTTGGTGCCAGACCTGTTTGGCCTCTCGAGCCTGTGGATTTCGGCACGGGATCTGGGGGGTGTATTGGGCCTCGAGGTGCGGCAGCGGCTTTTACAGCCAGGGCCACGCTGGATCAAACGGGCTATGGACATAACTTTCTGTTTGGTGCTAGCCCCGGTCTTGGGACTGGCAGTGGCTATATTGGGTTTACTGGTGCGACTGGATTCACCGGGCTCCGTTTTTTATGGGCACAAGCGCTTGGGCTTTCGATCCAAAATGTTTCAGGCTTGGAAGTTCCGTTCCATGGTGCAGAATGCTGACCTGAAGTTAGAGGAGTACTTGAATCAACATCCGGAATTGCGAATCGAGTGGCAACGGGATCAAAAACTCAAAAACGATCCCCGCATCACCCGAGTGGGGGGTTTTCTGCGCAAAACCAGCCTGGACGAGCTCCCCCAACTTTGGAATGTTCTTCGGGGAGAAATGAGCTTGGTGGGCCCTCGGCCCATTGTGGAAGAGGAAATACGGCGCTATGGCCCACTTTTTGACCTCTACACAAGGGTTCGACCTGGACTGACAGGGCTTTGGCAGGTTTCGGGTCGCAACGACACCACTTATGCCGAGCGTGTAGCGATGGATGCTTATTACGTGCGCAACTGGTCGCCCTGGCTAGACCTGTACATTCTGGCTCGGACGGTATGGGTAGTTTTATTTGCCAAAGGAGCTTATTAGCCTTGAGATGGCTCAGTGCTGCGCCTTTCATGCTATTGCCCTTGCAGCCCACGTGGTTTGTGGCTTTGGCCGGGATTGTCGGCGTGTGGTGTGTGATTCAGGGTCACCGGCCTATGGCGGGACTGTTCGGGTTGATCGCGTTTTTAGGTATGGTGGGCCAGTTTTTTGCTCCTGCAAGCCTCTATTCAATGCCCGCCTTACCAGCTTATGTCAAGAATTTGGCATCCGAAGGTGAGGTGCAAAATCTAATCAGGCTTCCTGATCTGAACGCTTTGCACGGTTGGAACAATATTGATGAAAGAGGTGGGTGGGCGGTTCCTCAAGGTGACGGATTCTGGAGATTACCACGATATAACCCTCAGTCGCGTCGTGAACAGTTGGAGTTCCTGACTGATCATCAATATCCTCTCGAGCCTGGTCGAACCTATACCCAAAGCTTTTATCTGCGTCACGACGGGCAACAGGCCAACCTACAAATCACCTTCTTTACCTATCAGGGTCATCATCCTGTACCCACCCAGATGAACATGGTAGCACCGGGAGTATACCGTGTTTGGGGTAGCTATACCGCAAGAGAGGGTGATGTTTCCTTACGAGCAATTGATTTTTTGAACCAAGGGGGCGACTTTACCTACCTTGATGTGGGCTGGGCGCAGCTCGAGGTGGGCACGGTACCCACGGCCTACCGGCCGGGTCCCACGGGCGAGCTATCTAATTTTCAGCGTGCCTGGGCGTGGGCAAGCCAGATAATGCTAGGTTGGTTGGTATTCACGGGTGTGGGTTTTTGGCGCAGATACCTTGAGGCCCGCTGGGTAGTGGGGTTTCTGCTGTTAGGGTTGGCAATACATCTCGGTTATGCGCTTTGGCAACTTCAGGATCACAACCTGGAACGTACCTGGGGATTCACGCCACAGCCCAATCTACTAGGCCACACAGCGGTTATGTCCGCTGGGCTGGTGCTTATGCTGGGTGGCTGGCGGGTTGGCTTACTGGGCTTGTTGGGGGCGGGCTTGGGGGTGGTGGTCTCTGGGAGCCGGACGGCCTTTCTGGCCCTTTTAGTTCTTGGGATGTTCTGGATGTGGAGTCTGCCCAGAGGGCGTCGGTGGGTATTTATTACAATGAGTTTTCTGGCGCTGGCGTTCTGGCGCTGGCCGGAGGTGTTAGGTAGACTGGGACAACTGGGAGTGGACTCCAGTGGACAGTCTCGTTTGCAGTTCTGGCAGGTGGCCTGGGAGGCTTTTCTTCAGCACCCCTGGTTTGGTGTGGGTTGGGGGCATTTCCCTTTATTTTTTCAAATGAATTTGCCCAAGGATTTCATCGAGTTTCCGACCCACGCCCACAACCTGCTGCTGTCTCTGCTGGCCGAAGGAGGGCTGGTGCTGGTAGGGGCTTACTTGTTTTTGACCCTGGCGGTGCTCTACAAACTTGTAGTGCATAAAGCCTGGCCAGCAATGGCATTGTGGGGATTGGCTTTGGGGCTTAATATCCTAGACTACACCTTTTTCTATGCGGGTGTGTTTGGTTCGCTCTGGGTGGGAGTGGGCTGGGTACTGGGGAATGTACAATACCGACGTGAATGAACCGATGTCATCTGCCGACGAGATCACTTTGCGCGACCTTTACCTGGTGCTGCGGCGCAATTCGCGCCTGGTTATAGGGCTGCCAGTCATACTGGTTTTGCTCACCCTAATCGGAAGTTTGCTCTGGCCCAAAACCTACACCAGCCAGGTGGTGGTCAGTCTATCGCTCTCCAACCAGTCCAGTCAGGGCCTGCTCAACAACCTGCCCTCGCTGGCAGGGCTGGCCCAGGGGTTTGTGGATTTGCAACAGACCAAACTGCTGGCCAACCAGTTGGGGGTAGACGACCCCACCCGCTTCTACAAGGCCCGCTTCGACGAAAAGCGCGGGCTGCTCTTTTTAACGGCCCAGGGTCGCACGGCTGCCGAGGCCGGGGAACGGGCTGAGCGGATTTTGCAGGTAGCCCGTAGCTACCTCGAGCGCAACCTGCTGGAAGGGGCCCAGGCCAACCTGCGGGCAACCCAAACCCAGGCCCGCCTGGACCTTCGGGCCGCACAGGACGGGCTCAAGGGCATCCAGGCGCAGCTCAAAATTGCTCCTGATCGGGCTGTTTCCGATGCCACCATTGCGGCGGGCCTCGAGGCCCGGGGCAACGACCCCCAAACGGCCCGTGCCAGCAACCCGGCCTACACCAGCCTGAGCCTGGACGAGTCCCGCCTACGCTCCCAGATTGCCCAGCTCGAGGCCCGCATCACCACCCTGACCGACTTCCTGAAGCAACCCGAGGCTATCGGTCAGCTGGTCAGCCAGGCCCTCTTGGTACAGGTGCTGGTGCCCCCCGCCGAACCGCTGCGCCCCAGCTTCCCCAGGCCCTTGCTGTTCACCGTAGTGGCTGGGGTTCTGGGCTTGCTCCTGGGTGTTATCTGGGCGTTTGTGGCCGAGGCGGTCAAGCCCCAACCGGTTCTCGAGCCCCACCGTTCGGAGCTGGAGGTAAGGTGAACCGAGCCAAAGACTGGCTCGAGCAGGCCCGGGCCAACCTGGGCCATGCCGAGCGCAGTCTGGCCTTTGGAGACTACGCCTGGGCTTGCTTTGCAGCCCAACAGGCAGCCGAAGCAGCTCTCAAAGCCCTGCATCTTCATCTGGGGCAGGTGGTCTGGGGCCACTCCCTCCTGGATTTGCTGGGGGCCCTGCCAGCAGCGGCCAGTGTGCCAAACTCGTTGTTGGATGTGGCCCGGGTTCTGGATAAGTATTACATCCCAACCCGTTATCCAGATGCCCACCCCGCCGGTCCGGCGGCCAGGCACTATACTGCGGGGGAGGCTGAGGCTGCGGTGCGCCTGGCTGTCGAGGTGGTGCATTTTTGTGCTGCGCGTATGGAAAGCTGAACCCGAACGCTGGCGTTCTGAACTCTCGGTCTGGGCCCGGAGCCTATCTGAGCGAAGCGAAGTGTTGGCGGTGGTGCTGTTTGGCTCCCTGGCCCAGGGGCGGGCTACTGCGATGAGCGACGCCGATGTTTTGATTGTTCTGCGGGAGAGCGCACTGCCGTTTGCGGAGCGGATGGTTGTCTACAAGCCCCAGGGCCTGAGCATCGGGGTTGAGGTTTTTCCGTACACCCTGGAGGAAGCCCGGCAAAGCTGGCGGGAGGGCTGGGGAATGGTACGGCCCGCCTTGCAAGAAGGTGTGGTGCTTTTTGAGCGACCTGGTGCCCTGGCTCAAGTGAAAAGGCTCGAGACCGAAGAGGCGAGCCCGAACCACCTGAAATTCAGGTGAACAGGCTCGAGATCGAAGATGCGAGCCTGAGCCACTGAGGGTTAGGTGAACAGGCTCGAGACCGACTCCCCCCGGTGAATCCGCCAGATGGCTTCGGCGAAGAGCGGCCCCACGCTCAGTTGCTTAATTTTGGAGCTGGGCCGGGCGTTGTAGGTGCAGGTATTGGTGGCGGCCACCTCCAGAATGGGGCCTTTTTCAATTCGATCAATGGCGGGCCCCACATACACCCCGTGCGTAAAGGCCGCGTACACCGCCTGGGCTCCATTCTGTGTGAGCGATTCGGCGGCCTGGATCAGGGTGCCTGCGGTGGAGACCTCGTCGTCAACGATCAGGGCGGTCTTGCCGCGCACATCGCCCACCAGCCCCCTCGAGGTCACCTCGGTATCGGAGAGGCGCTGCTTGTCAATGAACGCAATGGGCAGGGCCAGTCGGCGGGCCAGAGAGCTGGCCCGCTTGATGTCCCCTGCATCGGGCGCAACCACTACGGCGTTTTCCAACCTGTCTACCTGGGTGGCAAAGTAGTTGGCAATTACCGGCTCCGCCGACAGGTGGTCTACCGGAACCTTGAAAAAGCCGTGTACCTGCGCCGAATGGAGCGTCATGGTCAGCACCCGGTCGGCGCCTGCGGCCTGAATCAGGTCGGCGACCAGGCGGGCCGCAATGGAAATGCGGGGTGCGTCTTTCTTGTCGCTGCGGGCGTAGGCGTAGTAGGGAATCACGGCCGTGACCCGCGCCGCGCTGCTGCTCTTGGCGGCATCTATCATCATCAGGAGCTCCACCAGGTGATCCTGCACCGGAGGGGTGAGCGACTGAATGATGAAAATATCGCCCTCGCGCAGGCTCTGCTCGTAGCGGACGAAGAGGCAGTCGTTGGCGAAGCGCTCGGTGGTGCTTTTGCCCAGGGGCACCCCCAGGTTCTCGGCTATTTCCAGGGCCAGGGGCCGGTTGGACTGTCCACTAAAAACCATCAGAGGTCGTTCCATATGCCGCCTGAAAGCATACAACGCAGAAAGCGATGGGCGGTGATACGAACCTCCCCAAACCGCGACCCGGTCGCCTTATCCTATTTTATAACGTCTTTATCTGAACACCTGGCCAATCATGGGAGCGATGAAGTTGGGAACAGGGGTTAGGGGATAGGGGACAGGCCTTTGAAAACCGCAACCCTTCTCCTGCTGCCCGCTCTCAGCTTGGGTGTCGTGGAAAGTTGGGTATATGACTAAAGTTGTTACAGCCGCTCTATTTCGGTTTGCAGGCCAGTGGTGACCTCCGGGCCAGACTCGTGCAGGAACACATTAATCTCGCTGCGAATGCCAAAAGGGCCGGGGTAGACCCCTGGCTCGATGGTGAAGCCCAGGCCGGGAATCAGGGGGCGGGTGTCGTGGGTCTCGAGGTCGTCCAGATGGGTTCCGTTGCCGTGGGTGGCGCTATAGCCCAGGTGGTGGCCGGTGCGGTGCAGAATGTGGGCTCCCATACCAGCCTTTTCGATGACCTGGCGGGCGGCGCGGTCGAGTTCGTAGCCCCTGGGTCTACGGCCCTGGGCCAACGACTGACGACAAACCTCGAGGGCCGTGTCCCTCGCCTCCTGCACCACCATCCAGGCTTCCTGAACCCGATCCGAGACCTCCCACCCGGCCATCCAGGTCACATCGGCGTAGGGGCCCTCCGGCTCCTTGCACCACAGGTCAATCAGCATGACCTGCCCCCGCTCCAATCGGCTTTCCCCCACGGTGTGGTGGGGGTTGGCCGCATTGGGGCCGTAGGCCACCATAGGAGGGTGATCAAAGACCAGGCCCCTAGCTTCGAAGACCTTGCTAATCTCGGCCTGCACCTCCCGTTCAGAAGGCGGCTGGTCGAGCCGGGCCCGCACAAAGCCCAGGGCATGTTCCAGCGCTGCGCGAATGCCCTGAGCAGCCCGCTTGTGAGCGGCCAGGTCGGCGGGCGCCCAGGTCTGGAACTGCAGCAGGATTTCTGCCGAAGAGATCACCTCGAGGCCCATCCCGCGCAGCAGTTCCAGGGTTCCGGCATCGATGCGGGAAAGGTAGGGAATGCCCCCGCCGGGGTGATATTCCATGGCGATACGCCCCAGTGGGGCGACGTGGGTCTGCAGGGCATGGGCGAATTGTTCCCAGCTCGAGAACACCACCCACTGCCCCGGCAGGTTGGGAAAGCTACTCTTCTCGATGGCATGAACGATCAAAACGGGTTCACCCTGCGCGGGGATCAGATACGCAAAGCGGCGGCTGAGCATGCGGCCTTGCAACCCCAGGGCTTCCAGGGCGAGCACATTGCTCCCCTGAAAACTGTAGAGCAGCCAACCGGGTATGCGGGCCTCTTGCAGGGCTTGTTGGGCTTTAGCGATGTCCATGAGTCCATACTAAGGGGAACCGGGGACAGGTTTCACGGAGCCGAAGGCATAGAGTCTGAGGCGAGAGTAAAGCTGGACTCGGTTTTTATCCGCGCCGCCAGGCCTTTTGCCAGGCGAAGCAAGCGGCCCTGTACCCTCAACCCTGGACGCTGGGCTACCTGGCGTGTACTTGCTTACGTTTTGGTGAGGGTTCCGTGCTACTCTTAGGAAGGAGGTTTTCTGTGGTTCAGGAGCAGACCGTGCTTTCCATTACCCCCTTGGCCGCCGAACGGGCCAGGGAGATTTTGAATCGGTACAACAAGCCTAATGCGGCGATTCGCGTTTTCATCAAGTCGGGCGGCTGTAGCGGTTATCAGTACGGCATGGCCGTGGACGAGCGGGAGCTCGAGGGGGATACCACGGTGGAAATGCACGGGGTGCGGCTGGTGGTAGATCGCATGTCCCTGCCCCTGCTGGCGGGCTCAGAGGTGGACTGGGTAGAAAATCTGATGGGTGGGGGTTTTAGCGTCAACAACCCACAGGCTACGTCTTCTTGCGGCTGCGGCCACTCCTTCCGCACCGATGGCGCCAAGGTGCCCAACGGTGAAGGCGGCAGTTGCTGCAGCAGCTAGACGACTTTTGCCCGCATATGCATTTCCGGGGACGCGCTGCAGGGCTAAGCTAAGCGTTGGTCGGCAGTGAGCCTTGGCAAGCCCAAAAAACATCAAATGTAACTCGCGCTATAAACCAATATCTCGATGGGTTTTTCCATCCACCAATCGGTGGATGGATTGTGTTTGCGTGTTCGTATATCTGTCCTGGAGAATAAACGCTTTGAGTCTGAAAGGGACAGGTCTAAGTTTGCCCCCAGTTTGACGTGTTTTGCCAGATGGCTATAATAGGGGCGGCAAATGCCAAGCAATAAAAGATTCTGCGACGCAGAATCCCAAAGGAGGCTAGATGAATCGCTTTAGCAAGATTGTTGCACTTGGTCTAACCCTGGTGGCCGGTGCAGCCATGGCTGGCCCGGCTGACAACAGCCTGGTCATTGGGACTTCCCAGGAGCCACGGGTGCTCGGGGGCGACTTCCTTAACGTGATCTCCAACCAGTCCATCAAGGTTGAGATTGAGAACTACCTGTTCTCACCCCTCATCGTTCAG
Proteins encoded in this window:
- a CDS encoding Xaa-Pro peptidase family protein, with translation MDIAKAQQALQEARIPGWLLYSFQGSNVLALEALGLQGRMLSRRFAYLIPAQGEPVLIVHAIEKSSFPNLPGQWVVFSSWEQFAHALQTHVAPLGRIAMEYHPGGGIPYLSRIDAGTLELLRGMGLEVISSAEILLQFQTWAPADLAAHKRAAQGIRAALEHALGFVRARLDQPPSEREVQAEISKVFEARGLVFDHPPMVAYGPNAANPHHTVGESRLERGQVMLIDLWCKEPEGPYADVTWMAGWEVSDRVQEAWMVVQEARDTALEVCRQSLAQGRRPRGYELDRAARQVIEKAGMGAHILHRTGHHLGYSATHGNGTHLDDLETHDTRPLIPGLGFTIEPGVYPGPFGIRSEINVFLHESGPEVTTGLQTEIERL
- a CDS encoding iron-sulfur cluster assembly accessory protein, with protein sequence MVQEQTVLSITPLAAERAREILNRYNKPNAAIRVFIKSGGCSGYQYGMAVDERELEGDTTVEMHGVRLVVDRMSLPLLAGSEVDWVENLMGGGFSVNNPQATSSCGCGHSFRTDGAKVPNGEGGSCCSS